A stretch of the Equus caballus isolate H_3958 breed thoroughbred chromosome X, TB-T2T, whole genome shotgun sequence genome encodes the following:
- the LOC111771535 gene encoding diphosphoinositol polyphosphate phosphohydrolase 3-beta isoform X1, whose protein sequence is MKCKPNQTRTYDPEGFKKRAACLCFRSEREDEVLLVSSSRYPDRWIVPGGGMEPEEEPGGAAVREVYEEAGVKGKLGRLLGIFEQNQDRKHRTYVYVLTVTEILEDWEDSVSIGRKREWFKIEDAIKVLQCHKPVHAEYLEKLKLGGSPTNGNSVAPSPPESDP, encoded by the exons ATGAAGTGCAAGCCGAACCAGACGCGGACCTACGACCCGGAGGGGTTCAAGAAGCGGGCGGCGTGCCTGTGCTTCCGGAGCGAGCGCGAGGACGAGGTGCTGTTAGTGAGCAGCAGTCGGTACCCGGACCGCTGGATCGTGCCGGGCGGGGGCATGGAGCCCGAGGAGGAGCCGGGCGGCGCGGCAGTCCGAGAGGTGTACGAAGAGGCGGGAGTCAAGGGGAAGTTAGGCCGGCTCCTGGGCATTTTCGAACAGAACCAAGATCGCAAGCACCGAACGTACGTGTATGTACTGACTGTCACTGAGATTCTGGAGGATTGGGAAGATTCGGTTAGCATTGGGAGGAAGCGAGAGTGGTTCAAAATCGAAGATGCGATCAAGGTTCTCCAGTGCCACAAGCCCGTGCATGCCGAATATCTGGAAAAACTAAAGCTGGGCGGTTCCCCAACCAATGGAAACTCCGTGGCCCCGTCCCCGCCAGAGAGCGATCCCTA G
- the LOC111771535 gene encoding diphosphoinositol polyphosphate phosphohydrolase 3-beta isoform X2, whose protein sequence is MKCKPNQTRTYDPEGFKKRAACLCFRSEREDEVLLVSSSRYPDRWIVPGGGMEPEEEPGGAAVREVYEEAGVKGKLGRLLGIFEQNQDRKHRTYVYVLTVTEILEDWEDSVSIGRKREWFKIEDAIKVLQCHKPVHAEYLEKLKLGGSPTNGNSVAPSPPESDP, encoded by the coding sequence ATGAAGTGCAAGCCGAACCAGACGCGGACCTACGACCCGGAGGGGTTCAAGAAGCGGGCGGCGTGCCTGTGCTTCCGGAGCGAGCGCGAGGACGAGGTGCTGTTAGTGAGCAGCAGTCGGTACCCGGACCGCTGGATCGTGCCGGGCGGGGGCATGGAGCCCGAGGAGGAGCCGGGCGGCGCGGCAGTCCGAGAGGTGTACGAAGAGGCGGGAGTCAAGGGGAAGTTAGGCCGGCTCCTGGGCATTTTCGAACAGAACCAAGATCGCAAGCACCGAACGTACGTGTATGTACTGACTGTCACTGAGATTCTGGAGGATTGGGAAGATTCGGTTAGCATTGGGAGGAAGCGAGAGTGGTTCAAAATCGAAGATGCGATCAAGGTTCTCCAGTGCCACAAGCCCGTGCATGCCGAATATCTGGAAAAACTAAAGCTGGGCGGTTCCCCAACCAATGGAAACTCCGTGGCCCCGTCCCCGCCAGAGAGCGATCCCTAG